A region of Vespula vulgaris chromosome 1, iyVesVulg1.1, whole genome shotgun sequence DNA encodes the following proteins:
- the LOC127071988 gene encoding neurotrimin-like, with amino-acid sequence MRRSSYVNYYVLCLVCWILLGITGVSTRSHSLVKRFDGIYTGPYFDSNSPTNITAQLGSHAYLPCKVRQLGNKSVSWIRRRDSHILSVDRTMFIPDERFQAIFADASDTWTLQVKYVQARDEGEYECQISTDPKKSHIIKLNIVVPKIEILGDRDMYVKTGSTVAIRCMIKQSLEGPFYVFWYHEGDRVLNYQQGKIDIQTKRIDHDTVSSLVIRNARREDSGNYTCSPSNLDSASVQLHVLNGEHPAAIQRGISSAPGGCHTFWWFVGVVTLYSSHGSRNYILVLLAIMVLYSKNPSYFTPER; translated from the exons GTGTGAGCACCAGATCGCATTCCTTGGTGAAGAGGTTCGACGGGATTTACACGGGTCCGTATTTCGACTCGAACTCACCGACGAACATAACGGCGCAACTAGGCTCTCATGCGTACCTACCGTGCAAAGTGCGACAGCTCGGTAACAAATCG GTCTCGTGGATCAGGAGAAGAGACTCGCACATACTCTCCGTGGATAGGACCATGTTCATCCCCGACGAGAGGTTCCAGGCGATCTTCGCGGACGCGTCGGACACTTGGACGTTGCAGGTGAAATACGTCCAGGCACGGGACGAGGGCGAATACGAGTGCCAAATCTCGACGGATCCGAAGAAGAGTCACATTATCAAGCTCAACATCGTCG TGCCAAAAATCGAGATCCTGGGAGACCGGGACATGTACGTGAAAACTGGAAGCACGGTCGCAATACGTTGCATGATAAAGCAATCTCTCGAGGGGCCGTTCTATGTCTTCTGGTATCACGAGGGCGATCGCGTTCTCAATTATCAGCAGGGTAAGATCGACATCCAGACTAAAAGGATCGATCACGATACGGTTAGCAGTCTCGTGATTCGCAACGCCAGGCGGGAAGACTCTGGTAATTACACCTGCAGTCCGAGTAATTTGGACAGTGCCAGCGTGCAACTTCATGTTCTGAATG GAGAACATCCAGCGGCGATCCAAAGAGGAATCAGCTCGGCTCCTGGCGGTTGTCATACGTTTTGGTGGTTCGTAGGAGTGGTCACGCTCTACTCGAGTCACGGAAGTCGAAACTACATCCTTGTCCTCCTGGCCATCATGGTCCTTTACTCGAAAAATCCATCTTACTTTACGCCGGAACGATAA
- the LOC127071971 gene encoding 3-ketodihydrosphingosine reductase: MTINHCKMILSIKLIIAAIVLLIIGLIIKLIFYRDRLKSVENKHVVITGGSSGIGKSVAIVAAKNGAHVTIIARNVEKLEKAKYEIMQACKNKDIQRVEYLSFDITKNYEELQKAFMELEKTMGPIYMLVNCAGSSVCAKIEDTSTSDIHKMVDLNFLGTYYCIKAVVQSMKTARDGIIVLTSSQAGFIGIYGYSAYCSVKFALRGLAESMAMELTPHNISVTLCLPPDTDTPGFAEEELSKLLETKLISQSSSLVKPNVIANQLFKDALNGKFFSTVGMEGFLLCTVSCGMSPFTSILELLVQITLMGLSRLISAFYLISFQRIILKCMKTRDKNKKSE, translated from the exons ATGACAATCAATCATtgtaaaatgatattatcgattaaacttATAATAGCCGCTATTGTTTTGTTAATTATCGGcttgataattaaattaatattttatcgtgaTCGTCTAAAAAGCGTGGAGAATAAACATGTCGTG atAACTGGTGGTTCCAGTGGGATCGGAAAATCCGTAGCAATCGTTGCTGCTAAGAATGGAGCGCACGTAACTATCATAGCCCGTAACGTAGAAAAACTAGAAAAGGCTAAATACGAAATAATGCAAGCTTGTAAGAATAAAGACATCCAGCGAGTggaatatttatcatttgatATAACTAAAAACTACGAAGAGTTACAAAAAGCATTTATGGAACTCGAGAAGACGATGGGTCCTATATATATGTTAGTAAATTGTGCTGGCTCTTCTGTCTGTGCTAAAATCGAAGATACATCTACTTCCGATATACACAAAATGGtcgatttgaattttcttGGTACTTATTATTGCATCAAAGCCGTCGTGCAAAGCATGAAAACTGCTAGAGATGGAATCATCGTATTAACGTCCTCTCAGGCTGGTTTTATAG gTATCTATGGTTATTCCGCTTATTGTAGCGTCAAGTTTGCTCTGCGCGGTTTGGCAGAGAGTATGGCCATGGAACTTACTCCGCACAATATTTCGGTGACTCTTTGTTTACCTCCTGATACCGATACACCTGGTTTTGCCGAGGAAGAACTATCAAAGCTGTTAGAAACGAAATTGATTTCTCAATCGTCGAGCTTAGTAAAACCGAACGTAATTGcgaatcaattatttaaagatgCCTTG AATGGCAAATTCTTTTCTACCGTTGGTATGGAAGGATTTCTTCTGTGTACGGTATCTTGTGGGATGTCTCCTTTTACTTCGATTTTGGAGTTATTAGTGCAAATAACATTAATGGGTCTCAGCAGACTCATAAGCGCATTTTATCTCATCTCATtccaaagaattattttaaagtgTATGAAAACTCGtgataagaataagaagtcGGAGTGA